The proteins below are encoded in one region of Helicoverpa armigera isolate CAAS_96S chromosome 11, ASM3070526v1, whole genome shotgun sequence:
- the LOC110378391 gene encoding uncharacterized protein LOC110378391 isoform X3 gives MQGVKIQNDLFSPSNMKYVAVNSFAPNPNQKNFINSVQNVRNTLGCLERSLLKSNEYEQQLLQCRGSHSHSHAPSHDVNQWWESEHSEEKSFKCSNTTCTLNSKSSARQEDYTDTWSSMSIVCLQYHYEELSKRYKALIEAYNEQRQAISLRDKRLEALRERANTTQAHLEHAHETLIAVGEKFLALKRKRSEDKTRFEEQLAAMKESLHDMMETTTSARMKFDDRLAEYMANEEDSDAALLLYEIRKCNLLFLENMRLKAIIEEYIPGQINWKTA, from the exons ATGCAAGGTGTTAAAATACAAAACGATCTGTTTTCTCCCAGCAATATGAAGTATGTGGCTGTCAATAGCTTTGCG CCGAACCCAAACCAGAAGAACTTTATAAACAGCGTGCAGAATGTTCGCAACACCCTCGGTTGCTTAGAGCGCAGTCTTCTAAAGTCCAACGAATATGAGCAACAACTATTGCAGTGCAGGGGCTCGCATTCCCACTCGCATGCGCCCTCGCATGACGTCAACCAGTGGTGGGAGAGCGAACATTCCGAGGAGAAGAGCTTCAAGTGTTCTAATACCACCT GTACACTTAACAGCAAGTCTTCGGCGCGTCAAGAGGATTACACAGACACGTGGTCCTCAATGAGCATCGTTTGTCTACAATACCA CTACGAAGAGCTATCCAAACGTTACAAGGCTCTAATAGAAGCTTACAATGAACAAAGACAAGCGATTAGTTTGCGAGATAAACGCTTGGAAGCGCTGCGAGAGCGAGCAAACACGACGCAGGCGCACCTGGAGCATGCGCACGAGACGCTCATCGCCGTCGGAGAAAAGTTTCTGGCGCTTAAACGCAAGAGGAGTGAGGac AAGACCCGGTTCGAAGAGCAGTTGGCGGCCATGAAGGAATCCCTCCATGACATGATGGAAACCACGACAAGCGCGCGAATGAAGTTTGATGACAGATTGGCCGAATATATGGCGAACGAAGAAGACTCTGATGCGGCTTTGCTACTTTATGAA ATACGCAAATGCAATCTATTATTTCTGGAGAATATGCGACTAAAGGCCATAATTGAAGAATACATTCCAGGCCAGATTAATTGGAAAACTGCATAA
- the LOC110378392 gene encoding mpv17-like protein, whose product MLSTLRRAFQQSLKKRPLLTNLTVYMTFYSAAEFTQQTFNKMYLPEKPDYNLVSGARVVIVGSCLYAPTLYYWYKLLDRKFVGTAAKTVLTKVACDQFIMTPTLLALFFTILSILERKEDIFEELRQKYVKAFIANQSFWIPVQTVNFSLIPSHLRVTYVASASFIWINVLCYIKRQQLGATKTIE is encoded by the exons ATGCTGAGCACGTTGAGGCGCGCCTTCCAGCAGTCGCTGAAGAAGCGCCCTCTGTTGACTAACCTGACCGTGTACATGACATTCTATTCAGCTGCTGAATTTACGCAGCAGACTTTCAACAAAATGTATTTG CCGGAAAAACCTGACTATAACTTAGTTTCAGGGGCCCGTGTTGTTATTGTGGGCAGCTGTCTATACGCACCAACTTTATATTATTG GTACAAACTCCTGGATAGGAAGTTTGTGGGCACAGCTGCCAAGACCGTCCTGACGAAAGTAGCGTGTGATCAGTTTATCATGACGCCTACGCTGCTGGCCTTATTCTTCACGA TTCTCAGCATTCTAGAACGAAAAGAAGATATCTTCGAGGAACTACGCCAGAAGTACGTGAAAGCGTTTATAGCGAATCAGTCATTCTGGATCCCGGTGCAGACGGTGAACTTCTCCCTAATCCCTTCACATCTCAGGGTCACGTACGTGGCTTCAGCCTCCTTCATTTGGATCAACGTCCTGTGTTATATTAAGCGACAGCAGCTTGGAGCTACTAAGACTATAGAATAA
- the LOC110378375 gene encoding MAPK regulated corepressor interacting protein 2, with the protein MYTVSKGPSKIVAKTRRGLSQNLERLDSRKDHNRKSSESDNGEIINMPKPIFHSNGKKTVHQRIQHHVITPQHEEIIRYISETWTQSAYGESEPTTPTSTTESGSSSPAPPSNLYYQDEAPSPVLRDFKPFDLETWWGKRLFQNITNSL; encoded by the exons atgtatactgTTTCTAAGGGACCCAGCAAAATTGTAGCTAAAACTCGACGAG GCCTCTCACAGAACTTAGAAAGATTGGACAGCCGTAAAGATCACAATAGAAAGTCTTCTGAGTCCGACAATGGAGAAATTATCAA CATGCCCAAGCCTATATTTCATTCCAATGGTAAAAAGACAGTACACCAAAGAATACAACACCATGTGATTACACCGCAACATGAGGAAATCATTAGATATATCAGTGAAA CCTGGACACAGTCAGCATACGGTGAGAGTGAACCAACAACACCTACAAGTACAACTG AGTCTGGCAGCTCATCGCCCGCTCCTCCATCAAACCTGTACTACCAGGACGAGGCTCCCAGCCCAGTGCTGCGCGACTTCAAGCCCTTCGACCTGGAGACATGGTGGGGCAAGCGACTCTTCCAGAACATCACCAACTCCCTCTGA
- the LOC110378391 gene encoding uncharacterized protein LOC110378391 isoform X1, which produces MQGVKIQNDLFSPSNMKYVAVNSFAPNPNQKNFINSVQNVRNTLGCLERSLLKSNEYEQQLLQCRGSHSHSHAPSHDVNQWWESEHSEEKSFKCSNTTSGTLNSKSSARQEDYTDTWSSMSIVCLQYHYEELSKRYKALIEAYNEQRQAISLRDKRLEALRERANTTQAHLEHAHETLIAVGEKFLALKRKRSEDKTRFEEQLAAMKESLHDMMETTTSARMKFDDRLAEYMANEEDSDAALLLYEIRKCNLLFLENMRLKAIIEEYIPGQINWKTA; this is translated from the exons ATGCAAGGTGTTAAAATACAAAACGATCTGTTTTCTCCCAGCAATATGAAGTATGTGGCTGTCAATAGCTTTGCG CCGAACCCAAACCAGAAGAACTTTATAAACAGCGTGCAGAATGTTCGCAACACCCTCGGTTGCTTAGAGCGCAGTCTTCTAAAGTCCAACGAATATGAGCAACAACTATTGCAGTGCAGGGGCTCGCATTCCCACTCGCATGCGCCCTCGCATGACGTCAACCAGTGGTGGGAGAGCGAACATTCCGAGGAGAAGAGCTTCAAGTGTTCTAATACCACCT CAGGTACACTTAACAGCAAGTCTTCGGCGCGTCAAGAGGATTACACAGACACGTGGTCCTCAATGAGCATCGTTTGTCTACAATACCA CTACGAAGAGCTATCCAAACGTTACAAGGCTCTAATAGAAGCTTACAATGAACAAAGACAAGCGATTAGTTTGCGAGATAAACGCTTGGAAGCGCTGCGAGAGCGAGCAAACACGACGCAGGCGCACCTGGAGCATGCGCACGAGACGCTCATCGCCGTCGGAGAAAAGTTTCTGGCGCTTAAACGCAAGAGGAGTGAGGac AAGACCCGGTTCGAAGAGCAGTTGGCGGCCATGAAGGAATCCCTCCATGACATGATGGAAACCACGACAAGCGCGCGAATGAAGTTTGATGACAGATTGGCCGAATATATGGCGAACGAAGAAGACTCTGATGCGGCTTTGCTACTTTATGAA ATACGCAAATGCAATCTATTATTTCTGGAGAATATGCGACTAAAGGCCATAATTGAAGAATACATTCCAGGCCAGATTAATTGGAAAACTGCATAA
- the LOC110378391 gene encoding uncharacterized protein LOC110378391 isoform X2, producing MQGVKIQNDLFSPSNMKYVAVNSFAPNPNQKNFINSVQNVRNTLGCLERSLLKSNEYEQQLLQCRGSHSHSHAPSHDVNQWWESEHSEEKSFKCSNTTSGTLNSKSSARQEDYTDTWSSMSIVCLQYHYEELSKRYKALIEAYNEQRQAISLRDKRLEALRERANTTQAHLEHAHETLIAVGEKFLALKRKRSEDTRFEEQLAAMKESLHDMMETTTSARMKFDDRLAEYMANEEDSDAALLLYEIRKCNLLFLENMRLKAIIEEYIPGQINWKTA from the exons ATGCAAGGTGTTAAAATACAAAACGATCTGTTTTCTCCCAGCAATATGAAGTATGTGGCTGTCAATAGCTTTGCG CCGAACCCAAACCAGAAGAACTTTATAAACAGCGTGCAGAATGTTCGCAACACCCTCGGTTGCTTAGAGCGCAGTCTTCTAAAGTCCAACGAATATGAGCAACAACTATTGCAGTGCAGGGGCTCGCATTCCCACTCGCATGCGCCCTCGCATGACGTCAACCAGTGGTGGGAGAGCGAACATTCCGAGGAGAAGAGCTTCAAGTGTTCTAATACCACCT CAGGTACACTTAACAGCAAGTCTTCGGCGCGTCAAGAGGATTACACAGACACGTGGTCCTCAATGAGCATCGTTTGTCTACAATACCA CTACGAAGAGCTATCCAAACGTTACAAGGCTCTAATAGAAGCTTACAATGAACAAAGACAAGCGATTAGTTTGCGAGATAAACGCTTGGAAGCGCTGCGAGAGCGAGCAAACACGACGCAGGCGCACCTGGAGCATGCGCACGAGACGCTCATCGCCGTCGGAGAAAAGTTTCTGGCGCTTAAACGCAAGAGGAGTGAGGac ACCCGGTTCGAAGAGCAGTTGGCGGCCATGAAGGAATCCCTCCATGACATGATGGAAACCACGACAAGCGCGCGAATGAAGTTTGATGACAGATTGGCCGAATATATGGCGAACGAAGAAGACTCTGATGCGGCTTTGCTACTTTATGAA ATACGCAAATGCAATCTATTATTTCTGGAGAATATGCGACTAAAGGCCATAATTGAAGAATACATTCCAGGCCAGATTAATTGGAAAACTGCATAA